A single window of Gossypium arboreum isolate Shixiya-1 chromosome 13, ASM2569848v2, whole genome shotgun sequence DNA harbors:
- the LOC108484693 gene encoding protein IN CHLOROPLAST ATPASE BIOGENESIS, chloroplastic-like isoform X1 gives MKAGLLGMLNSPPCATSVPLRHVRARVTCSSSSGHISFIKDVAATQPPENLQHLLKMLQTRGETIVSPGSRHGLIPLAIPLSENMSGSMTALLRWPTAPPGMEMPVVEVRKHGVWLLANNVDQYIHRILVEEDADESHGSNGELFHASSEAGKKLYTRGDFAESKISNLDGYLLKKVGLFPDLLERKVMRHFEEGDQVSALVTGEFYTKKDLFPGFGRPFVFNAEVLLKVGRTSEAKDSARVALKSPWWTLGCTYQDVASIAQWEDEQIEYIKEKVSEEGRQEDLKKGKALPQVALDEAAFLLDLASIDGTWGDYLDRIAECYKEAGLGEIANFILYRD, from the exons ATGAAGGCTGGGCTGCTGGGAATGCTGAACTCACCTCCTTGTGCTACCTCAGTTCCTCTCCGTCATGTTAGAGCTAGGGTTACTTGTTCTTCTTCCTCTG GCCATATATCATTCATTAAAGATGTAGCTGCTACTCAACCACCTGAGAATCTTCAGCACTTGCTTAAAATGCTTCAAACTAGAG GTGAAACCATAGTTTCTCCGGGATCAAGGCATGGGTTAATCCCCCTTGCCATTCCTCTTTCAGAAAATATGTCAG GTTCTATGACTGCTTTGCTGCGGTGGCCAACAGCTCCACCTGG AATGGAGATGCCAGTTGTGGAAGTTCGCAAGCATGGGGTGTGGCTTTTAGCCAACAAT GTAGATCAATATATCCATAGAATCCTAGTTGAAGAAGATGCTGATGAATCACATGGAAGTAATGGTGAATTATTTCATGCTTCATCTGAGGCTGGCAAGAAACTCTATACTAGGGGTGATTTTGCTGAATCAAAAATCTCCAATCTTGATGGTTATCTCTTGAAAAAG GTTGGACTGTTTCCAGATTTGTTGGAGCGAAAAGTTATGCGACATTTTGAGGAAGGGGATCAA GTTTCTGCTTTGGTGACAGGGGAATTCTATACAAAGAAGGATCTCTTTCCGGGATTTGGAAGGCCTTTTGTATTTAATGCAGAGGTTTTGCTTAA AGTAGGGCGCACATCAGAGGCAAAAGATTCTGCAAGGGTGGCTTTGAAATCACCATGGTGGACTTTAGGCTGCACATATCAG GATGTTGCCAGTATTGCACAGTGGGAGGATGAGCAAATCGAGTACATCAAAGAGAAGGTGTCGGAAGAAGGTAGACAAGAAGACTTGAAGAAAGGGAAGGCTCTGCCTCAG GTAGCATTAGATGAGGCTGCTTTTCTGTTGGATTTAGCTTCCATTGATGGAACTTGGGGGGACTATCTGGACCGCATCGCAGAATGTTACAAAGAGGCTGGTCTCGGTGAAATTGCAAATTTTATTTTGTATAGAGATTAA
- the LOC108484693 gene encoding protein IN CHLOROPLAST ATPASE BIOGENESIS, chloroplastic-like isoform X2, with product MLQTRGETIVSPGSRHGLIPLAIPLSENMSGSMTALLRWPTAPPGMEMPVVEVRKHGVWLLANNVDQYIHRILVEEDADESHGSNGELFHASSEAGKKLYTRGDFAESKISNLDGYLLKKVGLFPDLLERKVMRHFEEGDQVSALVTGEFYTKKDLFPGFGRPFVFNAEVLLKVGRTSEAKDSARVALKSPWWTLGCTYQDVASIAQWEDEQIEYIKEKVSEEGRQEDLKKGKALPQVALDEAAFLLDLASIDGTWGDYLDRIAECYKEAGLGEIANFILYRD from the exons ATGCTTCAAACTAGAG GTGAAACCATAGTTTCTCCGGGATCAAGGCATGGGTTAATCCCCCTTGCCATTCCTCTTTCAGAAAATATGTCAG GTTCTATGACTGCTTTGCTGCGGTGGCCAACAGCTCCACCTGG AATGGAGATGCCAGTTGTGGAAGTTCGCAAGCATGGGGTGTGGCTTTTAGCCAACAAT GTAGATCAATATATCCATAGAATCCTAGTTGAAGAAGATGCTGATGAATCACATGGAAGTAATGGTGAATTATTTCATGCTTCATCTGAGGCTGGCAAGAAACTCTATACTAGGGGTGATTTTGCTGAATCAAAAATCTCCAATCTTGATGGTTATCTCTTGAAAAAG GTTGGACTGTTTCCAGATTTGTTGGAGCGAAAAGTTATGCGACATTTTGAGGAAGGGGATCAA GTTTCTGCTTTGGTGACAGGGGAATTCTATACAAAGAAGGATCTCTTTCCGGGATTTGGAAGGCCTTTTGTATTTAATGCAGAGGTTTTGCTTAA AGTAGGGCGCACATCAGAGGCAAAAGATTCTGCAAGGGTGGCTTTGAAATCACCATGGTGGACTTTAGGCTGCACATATCAG GATGTTGCCAGTATTGCACAGTGGGAGGATGAGCAAATCGAGTACATCAAAGAGAAGGTGTCGGAAGAAGGTAGACAAGAAGACTTGAAGAAAGGGAAGGCTCTGCCTCAG GTAGCATTAGATGAGGCTGCTTTTCTGTTGGATTTAGCTTCCATTGATGGAACTTGGGGGGACTATCTGGACCGCATCGCAGAATGTTACAAAGAGGCTGGTCTCGGTGAAATTGCAAATTTTATTTTGTATAGAGATTAA
- the LOC108485610 gene encoding wax ester synthase/diacylglycerol acyltransferase 11-like produces MVCPETSSDEPLTPAGRLFLQPETDVVIHCIIRGKNPADMDAIKSAIKSSLMVQHPRFCSLLVRDKNGFEHWRKTPIDIDQHVIVVNNRLDKSGNFIDETQGSTTTEEDDEAAVNQYVADLSVSSPLSTDKPLWELHVLPAHKCAVFRIHHSLGDGISLMSMLMANCRRTDDAEALPKMVPDKKTVIKGEKGRDWFWLVGVLWWFLKIVVFTLLFSVEFVLRSLLVSDEKTAITGGDGVELWPRKLATAKFLLDDMKLVKRAVPDTTINDVLLGMVSSGLSRYLDHRTPNALHEGLRITGVAMVNIRPQPGLQDLSKLMKSNTKARWGNKFGVILIPVYYHKGGNDPLEYLKRAKATVDKKKHSLEAYFSYKIGDLVMSLLGPKYACMLNYKLLCNTTFTLSNVAGPLEEISLAGNPLSSIKVNTSSLPQAITMHMLSYAGKVEMQILVAKDIIPDPEFLAKCFEDALLEMKEAVLRTNKA; encoded by the exons ATGGTTTGTCCGGAAACTTCCTCCGACGAACCACTGACTCCCGCCGGCCGCCTTTTTCTTCAGCCGGAAACAGACGTCGTCATCCATTGTATCATCCGCGGCAAAAACCCCGCCGACATGGATGCTATAAAATCGGCAATTAAGTCTTCCTTGATGGTCCAACATCCCAGATTTTGCAGCTTGTTGGTTCGTGACAAGAACGGATTCGAGCACTGGAGGAAAACCCCAATAGACATTGACCAACATGTAATTGTCGTCAACAACCGGCTCGATAAATCGGGCAATTTCATCGACGAAACCCAAGGTTCCACCACCACCGAAGAAGACGATGAAGCGGCAGTGAATCAGTACGTGGCGGATTTGTCAGTGAGCAGTCCTTTGAGTACGGACAAACCCTTGTGGGAATTACACGTCTTGCCGGCGCACAAATGCGCCGTTTTCAGGATCCATCACTCTTTGGGTGATGGGATCTCTTTGATGTCCATGTTGATGGCCAATTGCAGGAGGACGGATGACGCCGAGGCGCTTCCCAAGATGGTTCCCGATAAGAAGACAGTAATTAAGGGCGAGAAAGGAAGGGATTGGTTCTGGTTGGTTGGTGTCTTGTGGTGGTTCTTGAAGATAGTTGTTTTCACCTTGTTGTTTTCGGTGGAGTTTGTACTAAGGAGCTTGTTAGTTTCCGACGAGAAAACGGCGATCACTGGCGGTGACGGGGTTGAACTCTGGCCGAGGAAATTGGCTACTGCTAAGTTTTTGCTTGACGACATGAAGCTGGTCAAAAGGGCCGTTCCCGACACT ACCATTAATGATGTCCTCCTTGGAATGGTCTCATCTGGGCTCTCTAGGTACTTGGATCATCGAACCCcaaatg CTTTGCATGAGGGTCTACGTATAACAGGGGTAGCCATGGTTAATATAAGACCACAACCAGGGTTGCAG GACCTGTCCAAGTTAATGAAGAGCAACACAAAAGCACGATGGGGCAACAAATTTGGTGTAATTCTAATTCCAGTTTACTATCACAAAGGTGGCAATGATCCTTTAGAGTATTTGAAGAGAGCAAAGGCCACGGTTGACAAGAAGAAACACTCTCTAGAGGCTTATTTCTCATACAAAATTGGAGATCTCGTAATGTCATTGTTAGGACCAAAG TATGCTTGTATGCTTAATTACAAACTTCTCTGTAATACTACCTTCACGCTCTCAAACGTAGCTGGCCCTCTAGAGGAAATTTCACTTGCAGGCAACCCTCTCTCTAGCATTAAGGTCAATACATCAAGTCTACCTCAG GCAATAACAATGCACATGTTGAGCTATGCTGGTAAGGTTGAAATgcaaattctagtagctaaagatATCATCCCTGATCCAGAGTTTCTTGCTAAATGCTTTGAAGATGCCTTGCTTGAAATGAAGGAGGCTGTATTAAGGACCAATAAAGCATAG